From a region of the Candidatus Kaelpia imicola genome:
- a CDS encoding tetratricopeptide repeat protein, giving the protein MVNLKTKGIILFIAGTALFSSSADARRVRETGEIVAFNNVGIIGDIKETLEIWEEALKSAPDNVFIIHRIGSLYHKLGTELLKGNTDLVFKAIGNFQKARSWLKKAIAINPDHPSFHYSLGVVERDLGNFDAAEKSFKKAIALDKDNIETGYILAVTYCDQQKLEEALAQLNWIISIDPSHAPALFLRGTVKLMLLTNNKLTEIEAESGVDDLKLAIRLSPRLREELPAELVEIFIEDE; this is encoded by the coding sequence ATGGTAAATCTAAAGACCAAAGGGATAATTTTATTTATAGCAGGGACTGCTCTATTTTCTTCCTCTGCAGATGCAAGAAGAGTAAGGGAAACTGGGGAAATTGTTGCATTTAATAATGTAGGGATTATCGGTGATATCAAGGAGACACTCGAAATTTGGGAAGAAGCTTTGAAAAGTGCTCCCGACAACGTTTTTATTATTCATAGAATCGGTTCGTTGTATCACAAGCTAGGCACCGAACTTCTAAAAGGCAATACCGATTTAGTATTTAAAGCTATTGGTAATTTTCAAAAAGCGCGTAGCTGGCTAAAAAAAGCCATAGCTATCAATCCTGATCATCCTTCATTTCATTACTCACTTGGTGTTGTTGAACGTGACTTAGGCAATTTTGATGCTGCAGAGAAAAGTTTTAAAAAAGCCATTGCGCTTGATAAAGACAATATTGAAACAGGCTACATTCTTGCAGTGACATATTGTGATCAACAAAAACTTGAGGAAGCATTGGCACAACTTAACTGGATTATTAGTATAGATCCTTCCCATGCTCCAGCACTATTTCTTCGGGGAACAGTTAAACTTATGCTCTTAACCAATAATAAACTAACCGAAATTGAAGCTGAAAGCGGAGTCGATGATTTAAAGTTGGCCATACGACTTTCACCCCGTTTA